A single Nostoc sp. PCC 7107 DNA region contains:
- a CDS encoding WD40 repeat domain-containing protein, with the protein MKQKLIKAFGTKTELEAYLRRMLRTLQQDSPSTPGYAAGNIINLLRQLQIDKSQPDSHIDLSGCDFSGLTIWQAYLKDANLQDTSFANADLKSSVFTETMSSIVSVRFSPDGKFFATGLITGEIRLWRTADTKQIRIYQGHTAWVWAFAFSPDSTILASGSADYTIKLWDVQTGECLQTFTKHKNKVYSVAFSPDGSLLASAGEDKTIKVWDIATGVCQQTLSEHDGWVWTVTFQPTPTTKNNLLLASGSADSKIKLWDINTGKCLKTWNGHSRDVHSVAFSPDGRTLASGSRDLTLKLWDVNTGKCRQTWEGHSKKIYSVRFSPDGQILASCGEDRTIKLWDIAQGKCLKTLQGHYSQVWAIAFSPDSRTLISCSDDQTARLWDVNTGNCLNVLQGYTRDVYSVAFSPNSQILASGRDDHSINLWNLQTLECHPLTEHQGRIRSVAFHPNGQILASGSADNTIKIWDITDIRHSKCTQTLTGHGNWVWTVAFSPDGQTLVSSSEDRSIRIWDISSGECVRKIKEHSHWVWTVAFHPDGNTLASGSADSQIKLWNVASGECLQTFTEHQDMIWSVAFSPDGKLLASGSEDKSVKLWNLRTGECIHTLTGHDQQVYSVAFSPNGQILASAGADTTVMLWQVNTGEFLETLKLGHTAAIRSLAFTPDGKLLASGGEDEKIQLWDVQTCRRVRSLKPDRLYERMDISNITGLTDAEKASLKMLGAVD; encoded by the coding sequence CTGACTATCTGGCAAGCATATCTCAAAGATGCCAATTTACAAGACACCAGCTTTGCCAATGCTGATTTAAAGAGTTCTGTATTCACAGAAACGATGTCTAGTATCGTTTCTGTGAGATTTAGTCCTGATGGCAAATTTTTTGCCACAGGTTTAATCACCGGAGAAATTAGATTATGGCGGACTGCTGATACTAAACAAATTCGCATTTATCAAGGTCATACTGCTTGGGTTTGGGCTTTTGCCTTTAGCCCAGACAGTACAATCCTGGCCAGCGGTAGTGCTGACTACACAATTAAACTCTGGGACGTGCAAACAGGTGAATGTCTGCAAACCTTCACAAAACATAAAAATAAAGTTTATTCAGTAGCTTTCAGTCCTGATGGTTCTTTATTAGCCAGTGCTGGGGAAGACAAAACTATAAAAGTTTGGGATATTGCGACAGGGGTTTGTCAGCAGACACTTTCAGAACATGATGGTTGGGTGTGGACTGTGACTTTTCAACCAACCCCAACCACTAAAAACAATCTTTTACTTGCTAGTGGTAGCGCTGACAGCAAAATTAAGCTGTGGGATATCAATACAGGTAAATGTTTGAAAACTTGGAATGGTCATAGTCGTGATGTTCATTCAGTAGCTTTCAGTCCTGATGGGCGAACCCTAGCCAGTGGTAGCAGAGACCTCACCCTCAAACTTTGGGATGTAAATACAGGTAAATGTCGGCAAACTTGGGAGGGACATAGTAAAAAAATTTATTCGGTACGATTTAGTCCCGATGGGCAAATCTTAGCTAGTTGTGGAGAAGATAGAACGATTAAACTCTGGGATATCGCCCAGGGTAAATGCTTGAAGACCTTGCAGGGTCATTATAGTCAAGTGTGGGCGATCGCTTTCAGCCCTGACAGTCGCACTTTAATCAGTTGTAGTGACGACCAAACAGCCAGACTGTGGGATGTGAATACAGGCAACTGTCTCAATGTATTACAAGGTTATACCCGCGATGTCTATTCCGTAGCCTTTAGTCCCAATAGTCAAATTCTAGCGAGTGGACGGGATGACCACAGTATTAACCTGTGGAACTTACAAACATTAGAATGCCATCCTCTCACAGAACATCAAGGGCGGATTCGTTCTGTCGCCTTTCATCCCAATGGGCAAATCCTCGCCAGCGGTAGTGCTGACAATACAATTAAAATCTGGGATATCACAGACATTCGCCATAGCAAATGTACTCAAACCTTGACTGGACACGGTAACTGGGTTTGGACAGTTGCTTTTAGTCCAGATGGGCAAACTCTAGTCAGTAGTAGCGAAGACCGCAGCATTCGCATCTGGGATATTTCTAGTGGTGAGTGTGTGAGAAAAATCAAAGAACATAGCCATTGGGTGTGGACAGTAGCCTTTCATCCTGATGGCAATACTCTGGCAAGTGGTAGCGCTGACAGTCAAATTAAACTTTGGAATGTCGCCAGTGGCGAATGTCTCCAAACCTTCACAGAACATCAAGACATGATTTGGTCAGTCGCCTTTAGTCCTGATGGGAAACTTTTAGCCAGTGGTAGCGAAGACAAAAGCGTGAAGTTATGGAATCTTCGCACAGGCGAATGTATTCACACCTTAACAGGGCATGATCAACAAGTCTACTCAGTGGCATTTAGTCCCAATGGTCAGATTTTAGCTAGTGCTGGCGCTGATACCACTGTGATGCTATGGCAAGTAAATACAGGTGAGTTTCTCGAAACCTTGAAATTAGGACATACAGCAGCGATTCGTTCCTTAGCTTTTACTCCCGATGGTAAGTTATTGGCGAGTGGCGGCGAAGACGAAAAAATTCAACTATGGGATGTGCAGACTTGTCGAAGAGTGCGATCGCTTAAACCAGATCGTCTATATGAACGTATGGATATTAGCAATATCACAGGCTTAACTGATGCTGAAAAAGCTTCTTTAAAAATGTTAGGGGCTGTTGATTAA